The following are encoded in a window of Anomaloglossus baeobatrachus isolate aAnoBae1 unplaced genomic scaffold, aAnoBae1.hap1 Scaffold_3597, whole genome shotgun sequence genomic DNA:
- the LOC142273202 gene encoding prokineticin receptor 1-like: MADSWNRSLEDTYFLLEEEGPKPSENVLFVVRLFIGVTLVCVILICGGGNLFFILNLVMYKNMQNVTNILIANLAISDLLVAVICCPFEIDYYVVREQSWAFGHIICSSVIYLRMLSLYVSTNALLAIAIDRYLVIVHPLKPRMKVQTACRVLFLIWLSATVIAAPTAFFATETVFDAPRESGEKVFCGQIWPADRAVYYKSYSLFLLAVEFVIPVLIMSLCYVRICQELWFKSLPGEQTQQLRSRLQARKKSVLVLVAVLSAYVLCWSPFYMYAIVRDFFPGLLLRERYAIALYYIVECIAISNSIINTLCFVTGKNQAKCCFKILINPWEKRMLSTERHTMLQDCKSTVQPCAL, encoded by the exons ATGGCAGACTCATGGAATCGAAGTCTGGAGGACACATATTTCTTGCTCGAAGAAGAAGGTCCAAAGCCAAGTGAAAACGTCCTATTTGTGGTCAGGTTGTTTATCGGCGTGACCCTTGTCTGTGTCATACTAATCTGTGGTGGAGGAAATCTGTTTTTCATCTTGAACTTAGTCATGTATAAGAACATGCAAAACGTGACTAATATTCTGATTGCCAACTTGGCAATATCTGACCTCCTTGTAGCTGTAATCTGCTGTCCTTTCGAGATAGACTATTATGTGGTGCGTGAACAGTCATGGGCCTTTGGTCATATAATCTGTTCGTCAGTGATCTATTTGAGGATGCTTTCTCTATATGTCTCAACTAATGCACTCCTCGCCATTGCCATAGACAG ATACCTTGTGATCGTGCATCCATTGAAGCCTCGTATGAAGGTGCAGACGGCCTGTAGAGTTTTATTTCTTATTTGGTTATCTGCTACTGTGATCGCAGCTCCCACAGCTTTTTTTGCCACAGAAACTGTTTTCGATGCTCCGCGCGAGTCCGGAGAGAAAGTTTTCTGTGGCCAAATTTGGCCTGCCGATAGAGCGGTGTACTACAAATCTTACTCTTTATTTCTGTTGGCTGTAGAATTTGTAATTCCTGTGCTGATTATGAGCTTGTGCTACGTTCGCATTTGTCAGGAGCTTTGGTTCAAGAGCTTACCGGGAGAACAGACACAACAGCTCCGGAGCCGACTACAAGCGAGGAAAAAGAGCGTCCTGGTGCTGGTGGCTGTTCTGTCGGCCTACGTTCTGTGCTGGTCACCGTTTTATATGTATGCAATTGTGAGAGATTTCTTTCCCGGTCTGCTGTTACGAGAGCGGTACGCCATAGCGCTTTACTACATCGTCGAGTGCATCGCAATCAGTAATAGCATCATCAACACGCTGTGTTTTGTGACTGGGAAAAATCAAGCAAAATGTTGCTTTAAAATATTGATCAACCCATGGGAGAAAAGAATGTTATCAACAGAGAGGCACACTATGCTCCAAGACTGTAAGTCTACAGTGCAGCCATGTGCTTTGTAG